In Desulfoferula mesophila, the genomic window AAAATCTTATTTTTGACTGAGTTTCTCATGATCTTTTCCTCCTGATTCATGAAAACAAATTAACGACCTACTCCCCTCTGGGGGTCAGTCTAGCCCGGGGGTGATAACCGAATTGAAGATGTTGATGAGCAGATAATTAGTGAGTTGAAAAATCTGACAGGCGCATTGGCGATAAGCGTCGCCAGGGACAGCATGGGCGGGGCAGTTTTATCTCCTGGGCGGGCGTAGAAGAAGTGAACCATGCTCAGCGAAAGGCTGACTAACGCATGACTAGACTTTTGAAAACTGGCCCTCAAAATTTTCCCTCTATTCATATAGGGTAAAAAGGGAAGAAAGGCCAATCAGGCTCTCAATGTTGTGTCTCTAAGCAGGAATTACCGGATAGGATCCTTCGTACCCCAGTCCCTGAGAAATTATTTTTCCCGTTTTCAGTAGTTTGTCCAACGCATTATCAACGGTCTTTTGCAACCCTTTGTCGCTGATGTTAAGCGACAACGCCACCGAAGCTACCACTTGGCCCTCATGGTTGAGCAGGGGGACTCCGATAGAATACAAATCCAGAGAAAATTCTCCGTCGGATATCGCGTAGCCACGTTCCCTGGTGACCTTTAGATCCTTTAGGATTCCGTTCTTGTTAATCACTGTGTTGGGGGTCACTTTGAACAGGTTCATCTTGTGCAGTAGTTCTTTGGCTTTCTCGATGGGCAGGGCCGCCAAGAGTACCTTGCCCATGGTGGTGCAATGGGCGGGTACTCGTGAGCCCACATACACGGCGAATGGATAAAAACGGGTACGCTCCTTGCGGAAGATCACCAATACCTCATCCCCATCCAAAACACCCATGCTCACGCTGCGTTCTAGATTGCTGGATAAATCCTCAAGGTAGGGGCGGGCGATGCTGAATACACCCTCGCTGTTTAGAAACTGGAAGGCTAGGCTGAGCACCTTGTTGCCTAGCATATAGCGTTTGCCTGCGAGAATGCGCACGTATCCCAGTTCCATCAGGGTGTAGAGAAAACGCTGTACGGTAGTCTTGTTAGTTTCCAGACGTTCGGCCATCTGAGTTAGGGAAAGAGGCTCGGTAGAACTGCCCAGAAGTTCCAAAATGGCAATTCCCTTACCCACTGACTTGACGAACATTCTGTCACGCAATGCGATACCTCGTATTAACTTGCGTTATTTTAAAATTTAATCTAATTTAAAGTCAAGTTCCTTTTTGGCCACAGACAAACCTCGTTTAATTGGTGGCCGATGTGGGTGGCTGTAGGAATGCATTTCGAAAAAAGTAGGAGGAGGTATTTCAATGGAATCCATTTTCCTGACAGAAAAGGAGCAGGCCTACGCTCTCGAGGCCAGAGAGTTTTTTAAGCTTGAAGCCCGCTCTCATGTTTTGGCTATGGACCGCGATAATAAGTATCCCTTTGAATTGCTAAAGAAAATGGGCGAAAAGGGCTATATTGGCGTACGTTTTCCTGCCAAGTACGGCGGTGGCGGATTGGACATGATGCATGAGGCCCTGGTCAACGAGGAGACCGCGGCCCAATCTTACGCACTGGCCTGCGCCCGCAGCGTGCCCCACCACTGCGCCTTTATCATCGCCAACTACGGTAGCGAAGAGCAGAAGCGCAAGTATCTACCCGGCATCTTTACTGCCGACATCCTCACCGCGGAGTGCATAACAGAGCCCACCGGCGGTTCGGACGCGGTCCGCATGAAAACTAAGGCTGAGCTCAAGGGCGACAAGTGGGTCATCAATGGCGAGAAGCGCTTCCAAGCTTCTGGCGCGGTGGCTGACCTGTTTGTGGTGTTCGCCATGACCGAGCATGACGTACACCCCAGCAAGGGCATGAGTGTCTTCGCGGTGGAGAAGGATGCGCCGGGCATCGTGGCCATGGAGGAGTTCGACACGTTGGGCTGGAGAGGCCTGCGCATCGTCTCGGAACTGATCTTCGATGGCACCGAGATTCCCAAGGAAAATCTCATCGGCGAACGGGGGCAAGGCTTCCCCATCCTCATGGACATGCTCAACAGTGAGCGTATTCTGGTAGCTAGCGGTCTGCTTGGCACCGCTCGCACATGCCTGGAGATAGCCACCGCTTACACCATGGAGCGCGAGGCCTTCCACCGGCCCATACGCAATTTTGAGGGTGTAAGCTTCAAGGTGGCGGAGATGGCCACCCGCCTGGAGGCGGCCAGCCTGCTTCGCTTCAAGGCAGCGCGCATGCTGGACATGGGACAGGATGTGACCAAGGTAGCGGCCATGGCCAAGGGTTTTGCGGCTGAAAATTCCTATTGGGTGGCCAATGAAGCCCTGCAGGTCATGGGTGGTATCGGATACACTACTAAGCACGACATAGAGCGGCACTTCCGCGACATTCGGGGTGGCATGGTAGCGGTGGGCACCAATGAGATTATGAAGCTGGTGGTGCAGCGGGAACACTACCTAGATTTCGCCAAGGACAAGGAAAAGGTTGGCTAGGGGACGGGATATGGCCCATCTGCGCCTTTTGACCACCGAATACACCTATGCCGAGTTGTCCACCAGCATTTCGCCGGCCATCGAGAAATACTTGGAGGAGCAACGGTCCCCCAACACCCTGGTGGTAAACTTTTTCCGGGCCAACAGCATAACCATCGGGGTGCTGGAGGACCCCGAAAAATCCCTGAACCTGGATTTCTGCCGAGAGCACGGCATAGAAGTGCGCCGCCGGCAGAATCCGGGCGGTGCGGTGTTCGGCACCCAGGGCTCGGTGATGACCTGCCTCTATCTTGACCTGGGCCAGGACTGGGTGCCGTTTAAGAGCATCCGAGAGGCATTCCCTTATTTTATCGAGCGCATGGCCGCGGTGATCAGCGAGCAGTTTGGCCTAAAGGCAAGCTACCGGCCTGTGAACGACATAGAGGTCGGTGGACGCAAGCTGGTGGCCACTTCGGCCCGCCTGGAAGCTGAAATCTTGACCCTCCGTAGCGTGATCAATGTGTTCCCGGTGGACCGCGAACTGATCGCCGGAGCCATCATAGCGCGGCCCGAGAAGTTCGCTGACAAGGTCCACAAGGATGGCGGCGCCCGCTTCACCTGTTTTCAGGACGAGCTGGGCCGGGCTTTACAACGGTCGGAGATGCACGAGCTGGCGGTAGCCACCATGCAGAAAGTTTTCGGCCAGGAGGTCATCTTGGAGCGAGGCGCGCTGACCACCGAGGAGCAGCGTTTTTCTCATGACTATCAGGACCTCTACTGCTCGGATGAATGGTACTTCGCCAACAGCGAACGAATTCGCTTCGCCGGTGCCGATCCAAGCGCCAGCCGGGCCGAGGCCTATCACAAGGCACCAGCCGGGCTTATGGGGCTGGCCCTGCTGGGGCTGCAGGGTAAGGTGCACGACGTGATCCTGCTAGCCGACTTCCATCCCAGTCCCTACTCTGTGATGGGCCGCCTGGAAGACGCCCTGCGCGGTCAGCCCCTGAAGCTGGAGGCCCTGATGGCCCAGGTGGAAACAGTGTACAATGCCCCGGGAGTGGAGATACCCGGTACCGAGCTTAGCGACTTCGCTACCTTGCTGGACAAGGGGCTGAAGCAGCTTTGACAAGGCCGGCTATAACCGGTGGCTTTAAGGCATGCTTTCCGATGAGATCAAATCGCATATCGTCTCCCCCCGCAACCAGGGAGTGATGCCCGGGGCCCACGGGGTGGGTGAGGTGCTAGGCCCGGTCTGCGGGGACCAACTAGTTGTTTATTTGCACTTCAATGGTGGGCGCATCAAACGGGCCAGCTTCACTACCCACGGCTGTTGGGCCGCAGTGGCCATGGCATCTTGGATAACCGAGATAGTCAAAGGGCTTGCTCCCCCCGAGGCCCTTGAAGTGGACGCCGAGGCACTGGCTCGTGAGCAGGCGGGACTGCCCGAAGATAAATGGCCCTGCGCCCGCCTTGTGTCCTTGGCCTTGCACAGGGCGGTGCGTGATTGGCAACGTAGACAACAAGTAGGCGATCCGAAAGAAAACGGTGTTGCTTGAGTTAAAAATAATAAAAAGGCTCTCGCCAGCGGGGAGTGGCAGGAGCCCAAACCGCAATCAATCTATCAAACGATAGGTACGTATTCCCCACTCTGCACTATTGCCACCACAGTGAGAGGTCCGTCAATACGCCTGTAACGGTAAGTATGTTTCACACCCGCAGGGATGAACACGGAGCAGGGCGTAGTAGCAGTGTAGGTCTCGTCTTCGATCTCTATTTCGATTTCTGCATCGTCCTTTTTGCTTATAAACAGGTAGGCCTCGCTCTGGTCGTGGTGATGTTTCATTATGATGGGCTCAGACTGATGAATTTTGTTGTGGATGCCTCCAGCGATGAAGAAGTTCGCACCGGGAACCAACTCGCCGTCCATCAAAATCTGATATTTGCCCTTGGCGTGTGCCGCAAACTCATCGATGATCTTGGGTTCAGTCACTATGTACTTGGAATATTTGCCTGCCATGTTTGTTAACCTCCTTTTCCCCGTAATTGGGTGCCGACTGTGGCCACCCTGCGGCCCAGTGAATTACTGTGGGCCAAATTCCTTGCCAAAGGCCTTGGCAAATGCGGTCATGAAGTCATCTATTTCAATGCCAGCCATCTCCACATCCTCGCGGGCGTATATGCGCTCCAGTTCCTGCCGTACAACCGCCAAGTCACATGGCTTACCCCGCAGTGCATGCTCAATATCCCGGGTCACTCGGTAAGGCGAGGGATGGAAGTCACCGGTTACGATCAGGTCATCCATTCGGCCCTCCCGGCTCAGCAGGGTCACCCGGATCAGGCCGGCCACCGCTTTTTGGTTGCCTTCGCTTTTGATTGCATAGGGGTGGGCACCCTTAAAACGGATGCGCTCGGAGTTGGCAAAGAACCACTCAGGCGAATTGTAGGTCTTTTGATATTCTTTGAGGTATTGCTCCTCTTCAGGGGTAAGTTGACCAGGGACAAGCTCTAGGTCGTCTCCGAACATCTTGGCTATGGTAAGCCGGGAGAGTTGCTCCATATCCTCTCCCGTGATCTCGCGGTTCAGCTCATTCTCAAGGCTGGTATAACGGGCTCCAACATCCTTAATGGCTTTGTCCTTCACTTTCTCCGGGTTGGTGATAATGGCTTTGCTGAGCACTGCGCGATCGGTGTTGACCACATTGATTAGTAACCGTAAGGTCAGAATCCCATTTTCAAGGCGAGCCGAACTGGGTACAAGCTTGCGTCCTTCGACCTCTATGTCGTTAAGGGGGCGGTAACGGGCTGGTATGTGCCACAATTCCTCCACAGCCTCGGCCATGGCGGTAAGTGACACCTGGAAGGCGTCCTTGATGTTGGTCATGGGCACGCCTAGGGCGCGTGGATTCAAGTAGAGGCAGAGGAAAGCGCCGCCCTTAGGCCCAAAAACAGCCCCGCCGGTGTTCTGGCGGCGGCGCACCACGATGCCCGCCTGTTCACAGAACGCCAGGTCAATGGCCTTTTCCGGGTCGTCTAAATAACCCGATGTGATGCTGTCGGTACTAAAAACATTTAGTAGCACTGTGTTCGATGCCACTCCATACTCCAGCCCTTTTTCCACGGCGGGCGAAATACTGGTGGAAAAGTCGGCATAGGAATCATTACATTTGATGAACCGCAACTTCTTCACATCACGCTCCAGTCTAAATGTTTCAATCAGTCAGGGTCGGCCGACTTGCTAGTAGCCGGGCCGCCAAATAGGTTTTATTCGCCTTTGAACTCAGGTTTGCGTTTTTCCAAAAATGCTTCACGGCCTTCCTTGTGATCGCCGCTGGTCAGGGCAATCGCCTGTAACCCAGCCTCCAGGTCTAGATAGCTGCTGAGGTTCATAGGCCAGCAATTCATGGCCGCCTTGACCATGGACATGGCTTTGGTGGCTCCCTTTGACAGCTTTTGTGCCCAGGCCCAAGCCTGCTCGTCCAACTCAGCGTCTGGGGCAATGCGGTTGATCATGCCCATATCAAACGCTTCTTTTGCCGAAATCATGCCGCCTTCCATCATGAATTGTTTGCTGCGGGCCATGCCCACCCTGAGGGGCAGGAAGAAATATTGTCCCCAATCGGGGGTCAGCCCAACCTTTATGAAAGCGAAAACGAACTTAGCCTGTTCGGCAGCAATGACCAGGTCTGAAGCCAGAACCAAGCTGACCGCCGCACCGGCAGCCACGCCCTGTACCGAAGCGATGATCGGCTTGGGTAGATCCACCATGGCCTTGATAAGGCGCTGACCGTATTTCATGCGGTCGTATGCGGCCATGGAGCCCGGAATGCCTTCCATGGAACGAAGGTCACCGCCAAAGCTGAAGTTATTCCCCGCGCCAGTAAGGATTACCGTTTTTACCGAACTGTCGTCCTGCAACTTGTCGAACACATCGATCAGTTCAGGCCGGACCTCCAAGTTAATGGCGTTATTCTTTTCAGGCAGGTTGATGATAACCTTTAGCACGGCGTCCCTTTGCTCGAACAGGAGCCGATCGTAACCGCGAGCTTCCAACTTGTCGGACATTAACTGATCTACTCCTTCCAGCGGGAAGTACCGTTCGACATAGTTGTCCCGCGGTGTTGGCTTCGTTTGCGGGGGGAGCGCCGCCGGGGCGGTTAAAATTTCACTTGATGCCCCGGCAGCAGCACCCGCTATACAGAATCTTAAATACAACTATATATAAAATTATATTTTGCAAGGTAAAAGTCACTTATTTAAGCCATGCGACGTCTGCGCCTGAAAGCACATCAATTTGCTCTGCTGCGCTCGCCAGGCATGTTGTCAGAAGGAGCGCCCCTTGCGCTTGTCCACTACACCAGGGCCCTGTTCCAGTTTATCCACTGTCTCGATTGTGTTGAATTTAAGCAGCGTTTCGCTTTTGAGGTGATTTGCGAGCCGCTCAAGTTCTCCATCGTCGGCCAGAGAACCCTCCACGGTCAGGCGCAGTTGATCCACCCCTTGCACCGAATCTACTTCTACCCTGTAGTTAAGCGATAGTGAAGGGTAGCTGCGAAGGATCGTGGCCACCTGGCTGGGCCAGAATTTTATACCCTTGATCTTAAGCATCTCATCGGTGCGGCCAATCACGCTTTGGGGCATGGTCAGCTCGCGGCCACATGCGCATTGGCGCCGCTCCAGTACCGTAAGGTCGCCAGTTCGGTAGCGCAGCAGGGGCGCGGCCTGTTTGTGAAGGTGAGTGAGTACGAGCTCGCCCTTGTCGCCTATGGGTAAAGGCTCTCCGCTGTCCGGGTCAACCACCTCAGCATAGACAAAGTCGTCCATCAAGTGCAGGCCATTGTTGTGACGGCAGGAACGGGCGATGGGCATGCACAGGGCCATGCTGTAGGAGTCGATTATGGTGATTTCCCGGTCAAATGCAGCCCGCACCTTTTCTGGGTAGCCCTGCACCGAAGTGAAGGGCTCTCCACCCACAAAAAGGGTGTGAACAGAAGGGATACCCTGTTCGGCCAGCTTCATGGCAAATGTTGGGTTGGAGGCCAATACGCTTATTTGGAGATCGTTGATTATCTTAACCGCTCGCTCCGATTCGCCGGGACCTAGGGGAATAACCTTGGCGCCGTAATATTCAAGCTGCCCCTGATAGAATAGGCCGGCGATGAACAGGTGGTATCCGAAGGTCACCGCCACCGAGTCCTGGGGGGACAAGCCGGCCGCTTCCAGGGAACGGGCGCAGACCCGGTGCATAGTCTCCAAATCCTGGTTGGTGTGATACACCGGGTAAAGCTCCTGACCTGAGGGAGAGAAGTTTACCCGGGTTACCTCGGGGGTGAAAAGGGAGCACTGGGCGGGTGGCTTTTTGAGCTCTGACTGGAAGTCTTTGGCCGTGGTAAAGGGCAGGCGGGCAAAGTCCTCCAGGGAATTAACAGCACACGGATCCACCGATGCATCAGCAAAACGCTTGCGGTAATAATCTATCTTTTCGAGATGATTGAGTTGAGCCTGCAGTTGCTCCAAGATCTTCATGGAGACTCCTTTTTCCACCATACTCAAACGCGGACAGTTTTCATATCGCCTTCACGCTGCCGGGTTCCCATAGCCGAGGCTGAGTCGAATGCATCCGCACGACACAATCAATAAAGTTACGCATAGTGTTACATAAATGTGCAATGCGTGATCAATAATCCCCTTATTGGGAACTAAAAGTCAATCCTTTTCTGAAGAATCAGGGTGCGCCAGCTATGCCAACTGGTGTGGTGCACATAACCGGATAATATTCATAACCTATTGATTGACAATACCTTTGCTTGGTTTTCGAGCAAATCGCTGAGCTTAATTTCCCGAACAAATTCAAAAAAAAATTAAAATTAAGATCATAATTGTGATACTAAAAATATAGATGGTAAGGACGGGAACAGTGGCAATTCAGCAGAGAAAAACCAAAAGCGGGGTCTCCAACAGACGGGGAGTGGCCATCGAAAATGCCTATACCCTGATCAAACACTTGATCTATTACAACCTCCTAGCCCCCGGACAAAAAATTATCTATGGGGACATCAGCCGTCGCCTGAATACCAGTACCACGCCAGTAATGCAGGCGCTCAACCGGCTGGAGGCCAGCGGCTTCGTGACCTACGTGCCTAACCAAGGCTACTTCGTGGGAGAGATCACCATGGACGAGACTTTGGAGTTGTTCGAAGCTCGCGAGGCAATGGAAACCTGCTTGATCCCGCGTATCATCGAAAAAATAACCCGACATGACATTGAACAGATCAAGCAGGTATTTCGCCAGTACGGTGGTGACGCCGTAGGCGGCCTTAACCGAAAGTTGATTATGGTGGACGCAAAGTTTCACTTGAGGCTGGCCAAGTATGCCGACAACCGGGTCATTTTTAACATTCTGCAGGACGTCTTTGAAAAGCTGTACCTGAAGTACCGCCCCGAATACCTCAATCCCATGGAAGTGCGCGAGGTGACCTCAGAACGCCGCCGCATTCTTGGCGCTTTGGGTAGAGGAGACGCCCAGACGGTCGTTGAAACTAACCATAAGCATATCGCCGCCAGTCTGGAGCGCATAACCTCCGCTCTGCGCCAACGTGAAGAAATTGGCCTTTATCCCTTTTCTGGTGCCCCGAGGACCGGCAGGAATAAAGCGATTTAAGGGGTCAGATTAACGAGAATAAGGAAAGGGGCCTATTTTTCACTTGCCTCAAACAAATAATAATGTAATTTAAAAGAAAATCATATTTATGATAATAAATGAGGCGGGCTGGGAAAATGGATTTTAGGTAACTGGGGGCCGTCCGCCACAGTAACATCCATAAAACTTAAGCAGCGGGGAAACTGAGCATGGATTACCAAAACATCATTTTCAAAGTGGAAGACAATATCGGCCAGCTGATCGTAAACCGGCCGGAAGCACGCAACGCGCTCAACCGGGCTGCCCGCTTGGAAATGGCAGACGTGTTGGCCAAGGTGCAGGCTGACCCTTCTATAAAGGTATTGGTGGTGTCCGGGGCCGGGGAAAAGGCTTTCGTGGCCGGCTCGGATGTTAAGGAGTTGGCTCAGTACAGCCCGCTGGACATGGAGCACTTCATGGACACACTGGCTCAGGGTTTCTATTCGCGGTTTGAGCGTCTAGACCGCCCGGTGATCGCCATGATTGACGGGCTATGCCTGGGGGGAGGGCTTGAGTTTGCCCTGGCCTGCGACCTGCGCTTTGCCTCGGATCGCTCCCTGCTGGGTCTACCCGAGATACGTCTCGGCATCATGCCGGGGGGAGGAGGGACCCAGCGCCTACCGCGCTTAGTGGGCGTGGCTAAGACCAAGGAGCTTATCTTCACCGGCGAGTTTATCAAGGCCGATGAGGCTGAGCGCCTCGGCATCGTCAACCGCGTCTTTCCGGCCGAGGAACTGGAGGAGCAGGTTATGGCCGTGGCCAAGAAGATCACGGCCAAAAGCAGCCTGGCTCTCAAGTGGGCCAAAAAAGCTATCAACGCCTCACAGGAGACCGGTCTGAGGGCTGGGCTGGACTACGAGGCCATGGTGGAATGTCTTTTGTTCACCAGCGAAGACCGGCATGAGGGCATTAAGGCCCTATTCGAAAAACGCGAACCCAAGTTCCAGGGCAAGTGACCTACTCTGGGCCTCTGGAATACTTTACATAGGTCTATTTAGCCAATAAGTGAGGTTGTGATGCAGTACAACACTTCTGAGCTCACCGAGGAGCAAAGAATATTCCAGGATATGATGACTGACTTCGCCGATGAGGTCCTTGCCCCCATGGTCGACGAGGCGGAAGAGACTGGCAATACCCCCCTGGAACTTTTCACCAAGATGGCCGAGATGGGCTTTTTGTGTCCCCGCTATCCGGAAGACCTGGGCGGCGGTGGTGCGGACAAGCTCACCGAGTGCATCATGATCGAGCAGGTCTGTCGGGTGGACGCGGGCTTCTGTGGGGCCATCGTGGCCCATAGCGGCCTGGGCACCATGCCCATCTTTCTGCATGGTTCCGACGAGCAGAAAGAGAAATACCTGATACCGGCAATCCAGGGCAAAAAAATCGCCGCTTTCGGTCTCACCGAACCCAACGTGGGCTCCGATGCCGCATCCATCCAAACCCGGGCGGTGCGAGACGGCGACGAGTACGTGATCAACGGCACCAAGATGTTTATCACCAACGCGACCATCTGCGATTACGTCATTGTGGCCGCCTACACCCAGCCTGACAAGCGGGGCTTGGGCATCAACCTTTTCCTGGTGGATAAGGGCACCCCCGGCTTCACGGTCAGCAAAAAGCTGGACAAGGTGGGCAACCACGCCGCGGAGACCGGCGAGTTGGTGTTCGAGGACTGCCGCGTCCCAGCCGAAAATCTCATCGGCGGCAAGGAGTGCGGCGGCTTCCAGCAGTTGGAATCCACCCTCATATCAGGGCGCATCACCTATGGCGCGCGCTGTCTGGGCACGGCGCAGTCCGCCTACGACCTGACCGTGGAGTACGCCAAGCAGCGGGTTCAGTTCGGCAAGCCCATCATTAAATTTCAGAACACCTCCTTTAAACTGGCCGAGATGGCTACCTACATTGATGTGATGCGCACCTACGTTTGGCGTGTGGCTCGTTTGTACGAGGCCGGGGCCAACGTAAAGAAGGAGTCTTCCATGGTCAAGCTGTTTTGCGCCGAACTGCTTCAGAATATCACCAACGCCGGCATGCAGATTCACGGCGGCTACGGCTACATGATGGAGTACCCCATACAGCGTCATTGGCGCGACGGCCGCCTGTACACGGTGACCGAGGGCACCTCCGAGGTGCAGCGCATAGTCATCTCCAAAGAGTGCGGATTCTAGGTCACAGCCATGGATCATCTTATCGAGGAACTCGAGCAAAGGAACCAAGAGTATCGCCTGGGCGGCGGTGCCAAGCGCATTGAACGGGAGCACGCCAAGGGCAAGCTTACCGCCCGGGAACGCCTGGACTACCTGTTCGACAAGGATACCTTCATCGAAGTTGGCTTGTTGACTGATCACACCTGCCGAGACTTTGGGTTGGAAAACCAGCACATGCCCGGCGACGGCGTGGTAACCGGCTACGGACAGGTGGACGGACGCAAGGTCTTCGCCTTTGCCCAGGACGCCACGGTAATGGGCGGCAGCTTGGGGGACATGCACTCGCAAAAGATATGCACGATCATGGACCTTGCGGTGAAGGCCGGCGCCCCCATCGTGGGCATCAACGATTCGGCTGGAGCCAGGGTACAGGAAGGCGCCGGTGGCCTGGCGGGATACGGCCTCATCTTCAGGCGCAACGTCAACGCCAGCGGAGTGGTGCCCCAGATTTCGGTGATCATGGGAAACTGCGCCGGTGGGGCGGTCTATTCCCCGGCCATGACCGACTTCGTGTTCATGGTGAAAAAGACCTCCTACATGTTCATAACTGGCCCCAAGGTCATCATGTCGGTTACCGGCGAAGACGTGACCATGGAAAAGCTGGGCGGGGCGCGCATCCACACCAAGATTTCGGGCAACTGCGATCTGGCCACCGAGGACGACAAGGAATGTCTGGACCAAGTCAAACGCCTCTTGTCCTATTTGCCCAGCAACTCCAAGAGCCAGCCCCCACGTCTAGCCATGTGGACCCCTCATTACGACAAAGAGATCCAAAATATAATCCCGGATGACCGCAAGAAGTTTTTCGACGTGCGTCAGGTAATTGAGCGTCTGGTGGACAAGGGCGATTTCATGGAGATCAAGGCCCTGTATGCCCCCAACGTGGTTGTGGGCTTCGGCCGCATCGACGGCCGGGCGGTGGGAGTCGTAGCTAACCAGTCGCGGCACCTGGGCGGGGCGCTGGACAGCGACGCCTCGGACAAGGCCGCCCGTTTCGTGCGCACCTGCGACGCCTTCAACATACCCTTAGTCAACCTAGTGGACGTGCCCGGTTACCTGCCCGGGGTCAAGCACGAGTACAGCGGCATCATCCGCCATGGCGCCAAGATGATCTACGCCTATTCCGAGGCTACGGTCCCGAAGATTACAATCATCCTGCGCAAGGCCTACGGCGGAGCCTATCAGGCCATGTGCTCCAAGCAGCTTGGTGCCGACCAGGTTTGGGCCTGGCCCTCGGCCGAGGTGGCGGTGATGGGTGCGGAAGGCGCGGTGGATATCGTCTACGCTAAGGGAATTGCCAAGGCCGACGACCCCGAAACCGCCCGCCAGGACAAAATCGACGAGTACCGGAAAAAGTTTGCCAACCCCTACGATGTGGCCAAAAAGCTTCACGTAGATGCGGTGATTTTACCCGGCGACACCCGGCCCTATTTGATGCGCGCCCTCGAGGCCTTGGAAGACAAGCAGGAGCCCAAGCCGTGGCGCAAGCACGGCAACGTGCCACTGTAGGAATATGATTGCCTTTAAAGGAGCTTGAAAAAATGAGTAAGCGGATTCGGGTCCTGGCGGCCAAACCCGGCCTAGACGGTCACGACCGGGGCATAAAAGTGGTTTGCACCGGCCTGAAGGACGCTGGTATGGAGGTGATCTACACCGGCCTGCGCCAGACCCCGGAGGCCATCGTGTCCGCCGCCTTGCAAGAGGACGTGGACGTGATCGCCCTGAGCACCCTGTCCGGGGCGCATAACCAGCACTTGCCCCGAGTGGCCAAATTGCTCAAGGAAAAGGGGGCCTCCCACATCCTGCTAGTTGCCGGAGGCATCGTGCCTCCCAAGGACCGCGTCGTGCTGAAAGAGCAAGGAATCTCCGAAATATTCGGACCCGGCGCCACCATGCCCCAGATTGTCAAATTTATCGAGGACAACCAGCCCCTGAGCTAATGGCAGAAAGAGCGGAGCCATTTCCATGGACAAGAATAAAATACAAGAGGCCAAGCAAAGCTGGGAGGGACGCCACCATGAGTTGGCCAAGTGCGCTCCTCACACCACCGACTGGGGCGACCCGGTGGAACCCCTGTACACTCCGGCCGACGGCGGCGACCAAGACTACCTGAACCAGAGCGGCTTCCCGGGCGATTTCCCCTTTGTGCGTGGTGTCTACTCCAGCATGTACCTGGGACGTCCCTGGACGGTGCGCCAGTATTCGGGTTACGACTCGCCCAAGGATACCAACGCCCGTTTCCGCTATCTGCTTGAGCAGGGCCAGACCGGGCTCAGTGTGGCCTTTGACCTGCCCACTCAAATCGGCTACGACTCGGATCACCCCATGTCTGCGGGTGAAGTGGGTAAGGTCGGCGTTCCGGTGGACACCCTGGAGGACATGGAAGTGATCTTCGAGGATCTTCCTTTGGACAAGCTTTCCACTTCCATGACCATCAATGCGCCCTCGGCGATCATGCTGGCCATGTACGTGAGCATAGGCAAGAAGCAGGGCCTGGACCCCAGCGTGTTGCGCGGCACACTGCAGAACGATGTGCTCAAGGAGTACACGGTGCGGGGCACCTACATTTTTCCGCCCCAGCCAAGCATCCGCCTCGTGACCGACATCTTTGCTTATTGCAGCCAGAAC contains:
- a CDS encoding IclR family transcriptional regulator, yielding MRDRMFVKSVGKGIAILELLGSSTEPLSLTQMAERLETNKTTVQRFLYTLMELGYVRILAGKRYMLGNKVLSLAFQFLNSEGVFSIARPYLEDLSSNLERSVSMGVLDGDEVLVIFRKERTRFYPFAVYVGSRVPAHCTTMGKVLLAALPIEKAKELLHKMNLFKVTPNTVINKNGILKDLKVTRERGYAISDGEFSLDLYSIGVPLLNHEGQVVASVALSLNISDKGLQKTVDNALDKLLKTGKIISQGLGYEGSYPVIPA
- a CDS encoding acyl-CoA dehydrogenase family protein gives rise to the protein MESIFLTEKEQAYALEAREFFKLEARSHVLAMDRDNKYPFELLKKMGEKGYIGVRFPAKYGGGGLDMMHEALVNEETAAQSYALACARSVPHHCAFIIANYGSEEQKRKYLPGIFTADILTAECITEPTGGSDAVRMKTKAELKGDKWVINGEKRFQASGAVADLFVVFAMTEHDVHPSKGMSVFAVEKDAPGIVAMEEFDTLGWRGLRIVSELIFDGTEIPKENLIGERGQGFPILMDMLNSERILVASGLLGTARTCLEIATAYTMEREAFHRPIRNFEGVSFKVAEMATRLEAASLLRFKAARMLDMGQDVTKVAAMAKGFAAENSYWVANEALQVMGGIGYTTKHDIERHFRDIRGGMVAVGTNEIMKLVVQREHYLDFAKDKEKVG
- a CDS encoding lipoate--protein ligase family protein, producing the protein MAHLRLLTTEYTYAELSTSISPAIEKYLEEQRSPNTLVVNFFRANSITIGVLEDPEKSLNLDFCREHGIEVRRRQNPGGAVFGTQGSVMTCLYLDLGQDWVPFKSIREAFPYFIERMAAVISEQFGLKASYRPVNDIEVGGRKLVATSARLEAEILTLRSVINVFPVDRELIAGAIIARPEKFADKVHKDGGARFTCFQDELGRALQRSEMHELAVATMQKVFGQEVILERGALTTEEQRFSHDYQDLYCSDEWYFANSERIRFAGADPSASRAEAYHKAPAGLMGLALLGLQGKVHDVILLADFHPSPYSVMGRLEDALRGQPLKLEALMAQVETVYNAPGVEIPGTELSDFATLLDKGLKQL
- a CDS encoding iron-sulfur cluster assembly scaffold protein, which codes for MLSDEIKSHIVSPRNQGVMPGAHGVGEVLGPVCGDQLVVYLHFNGGRIKRASFTTHGCWAAVAMASWITEIVKGLAPPEALEVDAEALAREQAGLPEDKWPCARLVSLALHRAVRDWQRRQQVGDPKENGVA
- a CDS encoding lipoyl protein ligase domain-containing protein, which produces MKKLRFIKCNDSYADFSTSISPAVEKGLEYGVASNTVLLNVFSTDSITSGYLDDPEKAIDLAFCEQAGIVVRRRQNTGGAVFGPKGGAFLCLYLNPRALGVPMTNIKDAFQVSLTAMAEAVEELWHIPARYRPLNDIEVEGRKLVPSSARLENGILTLRLLINVVNTDRAVLSKAIITNPEKVKDKAIKDVGARYTSLENELNREITGEDMEQLSRLTIAKMFGDDLELVPGQLTPEEEQYLKEYQKTYNSPEWFFANSERIRFKGAHPYAIKSEGNQKAVAGLIRVTLLSREGRMDDLIVTGDFHPSPYRVTRDIEHALRGKPCDLAVVRQELERIYAREDVEMAGIEIDDFMTAFAKAFGKEFGPQ
- a CDS encoding enoyl-CoA hydratase/isomerase family protein → MSDKLEARGYDRLLFEQRDAVLKVIINLPEKNNAINLEVRPELIDVFDKLQDDSSVKTVILTGAGNNFSFGGDLRSMEGIPGSMAAYDRMKYGQRLIKAMVDLPKPIIASVQGVAAGAAVSLVLASDLVIAAEQAKFVFAFIKVGLTPDWGQYFFLPLRVGMARSKQFMMEGGMISAKEAFDMGMINRIAPDAELDEQAWAWAQKLSKGATKAMSMVKAAMNCWPMNLSSYLDLEAGLQAIALTSGDHKEGREAFLEKRKPEFKGE